The sequence TTCGAGGATCGCCGTGACTCCCTGTCCGCCCGCCGCGCAGATCGAGATCAGTCCCCGCCCCGGCGCGTCGCGCTCCGCCAGGAGCTTGGCCAGCGTGGCGACGATCCTGGCCCCCGTCGCGGCGAACGGATGCCCGGTGGCGAGGGAGGACCCCGCCACATTGAGCTTGTCCCGGTCGACGGGGGCGAGCCCCTGCTTCTCCCAGGCGGCGAGCGTGGCGAGTACCTGGGACGCGAACGCCTCGTGGATCTCGAACAGGTCGAAGTCCTCGATGGTCAGTCCGGCCCGCTCCAGCAATCGCGGCACGGCGTACGCGGGCGCCATCAGCAGCCCGTCCTCGCCGTTCACGTAGTCCACGGCCGCCGTCTCGTACAGCGAGAGGTAGGCGAGCGGTTCCAGGCCCTGCCGCTCGGCCCATTCCTCGCTCGCCAGCAGGACGGTCGCGGCGCCGTCGGTGAGCGGGGTGGAGTTGCCCGCGGTCATCGTCGCGTCGGGGTGATCCGCGCCGAACACCGGTTTCAGCGTGGCGAGTTTCTCCACCGTGGAGCCGGGGCGCAGGTTCTGGTCGCGGGCCAGGCCCCGGTACGGGACGACGAGGTCGTGCAGGAGGCCGCGTTCGTACGCCGCCGCCAGCCGCTGGTGACTCGTGGCCGCCAGCAGGTCCTGGGCCTCACGGGAGACCTCCCACCGGCGGGCGGTGACCGCCGCGTGTTCGCCCATGGACAGACCGGTGCGGGGTTCGGCGTTGCGCGGGATGTCCGGGACGAGGTGCCGGGGGCGTACGCCCGCGAGCGCCGCGATCCGGCCGCCCGTCGACTTCGCGCGGCGGGCCGCGAGCAGGAGCCTGCGCAGCTGGTCGTTGACACCGAGGGGTGCGTCGCTCGTGGTGTCCGCACCGCCCGCGATGGCGGAGTCGACGGCCCCGAGCGCGATCTTGTTGGCGGCGGCGATCACCGCCTGGAGGCCGGTGCCGCATGCCTGTTGGAGGTCGTACGCGGGCGTGCGCGGGTCCAGGGCCGAGCCGAGGA is a genomic window of Streptomyces sp. NBC_01237 containing:
- a CDS encoding acetyl-CoA C-acetyltransferase; translated protein: MTARIPLALPQPRRVAVIGGSRIPFARSDGPYAEASNQDMLTAALDGLIERYGLAGQQVGEFVAGAVLKHSRDFNLARETVLGSALDPRTPAYDLQQACGTGLQAVIAAANKIALGAVDSAIAGGADTTSDAPLGVNDQLRRLLLAARRAKSTGGRIAALAGVRPRHLVPDIPRNAEPRTGLSMGEHAAVTARRWEVSREAQDLLAATSHQRLAAAYERGLLHDLVVPYRGLARDQNLRPGSTVEKLATLKPVFGADHPDATMTAGNSTPLTDGAATVLLASEEWAERQGLEPLAYLSLYETAAVDYVNGEDGLLMAPAYAVPRLLERAGLTIEDFDLFEIHEAFASQVLATLAAWEKQGLAPVDRDKLNVAGSSLATGHPFAATGARIVATLAKLLAERDAPGRGLISICAAGGQGVTAILERA